In one window of Nakamurella sp. PAMC28650 DNA:
- a CDS encoding GAF domain-containing protein, whose translation MAEGGLPASGVAARVRASWQRSQAYGVSLEHVEPVFTGAVDTGSLLYECGQQVLEGLYATLANEPVSLMIADSDGLVLTRWCSERAIGRSLDKVHLAPGFYYAERNAGTNGLGLALADRVPTLVRGEEHYCSDLRGYTCAAVPVLDPLTGDLAGSVNLTTWADTSADLLLALAQSAASNTSALMLLRASGRRHRPAPRGEVTHVYPDRIASGDTDACRSLVWRDAIIQAQASMSAGHVVAVVGEPGAGKTALVSMARRQVTRGERLLNVRPPAPEELEGWLDLWTPELRHTDTCVLVSQVESLPAWAAGELATAFGSAVRRGAGPANFVLTARGFADIPDPLKTLVDTVVEAPPLRRRTEDIVPLARYFAQEERRRDVVFTPMAARALMAFDWPENVKQLKRVARQAAARTDMVDSQHLPPEVFSGRARPLNRLDNMKRDEIIRCLTEPGTTVAQAAAKLGMGRATVYRKIAEYDIRLPGRSG comes from the coding sequence GTGGCAGAGGGCGGGCTGCCCGCCTCCGGCGTGGCCGCACGTGTCCGGGCGTCCTGGCAACGCAGTCAGGCCTACGGGGTCTCGCTCGAACACGTGGAGCCGGTCTTCACCGGTGCGGTCGACACCGGATCACTTCTCTACGAATGCGGTCAACAGGTGCTCGAGGGGCTCTACGCGACCCTGGCCAACGAGCCGGTCAGCCTGATGATCGCGGACAGCGACGGACTCGTCCTCACCAGGTGGTGCAGTGAGCGGGCGATCGGCAGATCGCTCGACAAGGTGCACCTGGCACCGGGTTTCTACTACGCCGAGCGCAACGCCGGCACCAATGGTCTCGGCCTCGCGCTGGCCGATCGGGTCCCGACCCTGGTCCGCGGCGAGGAGCACTACTGCAGCGACCTGCGCGGTTACACCTGCGCGGCGGTGCCGGTGCTGGATCCGTTGACGGGCGATCTTGCGGGCAGCGTCAACCTGACCACCTGGGCGGATACGTCCGCCGACCTGCTGCTGGCTTTGGCCCAGTCCGCGGCCAGCAACACTTCGGCGCTGATGTTGTTGCGCGCCAGCGGACGTCGGCACCGCCCGGCGCCGCGCGGCGAGGTCACGCACGTGTACCCGGACCGGATCGCCTCCGGTGACACCGACGCCTGCCGATCGCTCGTCTGGAGAGACGCCATCATCCAGGCGCAGGCGTCGATGTCGGCCGGCCACGTGGTGGCCGTCGTCGGTGAACCCGGCGCCGGGAAGACGGCACTCGTCTCGATGGCGCGGCGGCAGGTCACCCGCGGCGAACGGCTGCTGAACGTCCGCCCACCGGCTCCGGAGGAGTTGGAGGGCTGGCTGGACCTCTGGACCCCTGAACTACGGCACACCGACACCTGCGTCCTGGTCTCACAGGTCGAATCGCTACCGGCGTGGGCCGCCGGCGAGCTGGCCACGGCATTCGGATCGGCTGTCCGGCGCGGCGCGGGGCCGGCGAATTTCGTGTTGACCGCACGAGGGTTCGCCGACATCCCGGATCCGCTGAAGACGTTGGTGGACACCGTGGTCGAGGCTCCGCCATTGCGCAGGCGGACCGAGGACATCGTCCCGTTGGCGCGCTATTTCGCCCAGGAAGAGCGGCGTCGTGACGTCGTCTTCACCCCGATGGCGGCCCGGGCACTGATGGCCTTCGACTGGCCGGAGAACGTGAAGCAGCTCAAGCGGGTGGCACGACAGGCGGCCGCCCGCACCGACATGGTCGACTCACAACACCTACCGCCCGAGGTCTTCAGCGGTAGGGCCCGTCCGTTGAACCGTCTGGACAACATGAAGCGGGACGAGATCATCCGTTGCCTGACGGAGCCCGGTACCACGGTGGCCCAGGCGGCCGCGAAGCTCGGAATGGGCCGGGCCACCGTCTATCGCAAGATCGCCGAGTACGACATCAGGTTGCCCGGCCGTTCCGGCTGA
- a CDS encoding IS1595 family transposase: protein MSEPVCAYPVGGVDYPRTFQELLEWFPDDSSCLAYLERLRWPQGFVCPVCGAPGGWRTAKAKWMCTRCGRQTSVTAGTIFHRLRTPLSTWFAAIWFITSQKNGMSAQGLQRVLGFGSYETAWAWLQKLRRAMVRPERELLSGVVELDEVFIGNEPRGRAGGVKDHTAAMIAVESIPGRKLGRVRIELAETARSVSMLGFADRVIAKGSTVRTDGANYLKKLTAAGYEHVAFVGTDSAEPAHINLPGVHMVASLLKRWLTGTLHYAVSQEHLAYYLDEYTFRFNRRTSKSRGLLFYRLLQQAVNTDPHPLAELRNPVAAVDVPF from the coding sequence ATGTCAGAGCCAGTGTGTGCCTACCCGGTCGGTGGTGTCGATTACCCCCGGACCTTTCAGGAGTTGCTGGAGTGGTTCCCGGATGACTCGTCGTGTCTGGCGTATCTGGAGCGTCTGCGGTGGCCCCAGGGGTTTGTGTGTCCGGTGTGCGGGGCGCCCGGCGGTTGGCGTACGGCGAAGGCGAAATGGATGTGCACCAGGTGTGGCCGGCAGACGTCGGTGACCGCCGGCACGATCTTCCACCGGCTCCGGACGCCGCTGTCGACGTGGTTCGCGGCGATCTGGTTCATCACCTCGCAGAAGAACGGGATGTCCGCGCAAGGTCTGCAGCGGGTGCTGGGTTTCGGATCCTACGAAACAGCGTGGGCGTGGCTGCAGAAGCTACGCCGGGCGATGGTCCGCCCCGAGCGGGAGTTGCTCTCCGGTGTGGTGGAGTTAGATGAAGTGTTCATCGGCAACGAGCCTCGCGGCCGCGCAGGCGGCGTGAAGGACCACACCGCGGCGATGATCGCAGTGGAATCGATCCCCGGCCGCAAGCTGGGCAGGGTCCGCATCGAGCTGGCCGAGACAGCCCGATCGGTCAGCATGCTCGGCTTCGCCGACCGCGTCATCGCCAAAGGATCAACGGTCAGAACCGATGGCGCCAACTACCTGAAGAAGCTGACCGCGGCCGGCTACGAGCACGTCGCGTTCGTCGGGACCGACAGCGCCGAGCCCGCCCACATCAACCTCCCCGGCGTCCACATGGTCGCCTCGCTGCTCAAACGCTGGCTGACCGGCACCCTGCATTACGCGGTCTCCCAGGAGCACCTGGCCTACTACCTGGACGAATACACATTCCGGTTCAACCGACGCACCTCGAAGAGTCGCGGGCTTTTGTTCTACCGACTGTTGCAGCAGGCCGTGAACACAGACCCACACCCGCTCGCTGAACTGCGCAATCCTGTTGCAGCAGTGGACGTCCCGTTCTGA
- a CDS encoding type 1 glutamine amidotransferase domain-containing protein: protein MSKELSGKRIAFLVANSGVEQVELTGPWQAVKDAGGEPVLIAPEKDTVQALNDDIEIGDTFEPDLAVADASAADFAALVLPGGVASPDKLRLVTEAMEFVKAFAAAGKPIAAICHGPWSLVETGLVRGKTLTSWPSLQTDIRNAGGQWLDSEVFVCPAEGFDLVTSRKPDDLDAFDKALVSTFAKTG, encoded by the coding sequence ATGAGCAAGGAACTTTCGGGCAAGCGGATTGCCTTCCTGGTCGCCAACTCCGGAGTGGAGCAGGTCGAGCTGACCGGCCCTTGGCAGGCCGTCAAGGACGCGGGTGGAGAACCAGTCCTGATCGCACCGGAGAAGGACACGGTGCAGGCGCTCAACGATGACATCGAGATCGGCGATACCTTCGAGCCAGATCTCGCGGTGGCCGATGCGTCCGCCGCCGACTTCGCCGCCCTGGTCCTCCCGGGCGGCGTGGCGAGTCCTGACAAGCTCCGCCTCGTCACCGAGGCCATGGAATTCGTGAAAGCCTTTGCCGCCGCGGGTAAGCCCATTGCAGCTATCTGCCACGGACCGTGGTCCCTGGTGGAGACGGGACTGGTCCGCGGCAAGACCCTGACCAGTTGGCCGAGCCTGCAGACCGACATCCGCAATGCCGGTGGCCAGTGGCTCGACAGCGAGGTGTTCGTCTGTCCCGCAGAGGGATTCGACCTGGTCACCAGCCGGAAGCCCGACGATCTCGATGCCTTCGACAAGGCGTTGGTCTCCACCTTCGCGAAGACGGGCTGA
- a CDS encoding helix-turn-helix transcriptional regulator: protein MSITDHEHPIDPLRVAHAKSRLPSADDAARLTGLLSMMADPVRLRLIYALDVAEELCVGDLALALEVSEDSVSYALRLLRSAGLVTTRKQGRVVYNRLADNFPEPLRDTCLRRLVAMTRTGD from the coding sequence ATGAGCATCACTGATCACGAGCACCCCATCGACCCGCTGCGGGTGGCCCACGCCAAGTCCCGGCTTCCGTCCGCCGATGACGCCGCGCGCCTCACCGGGTTGCTGTCGATGATGGCCGATCCGGTCAGACTGCGACTCATCTACGCGTTGGACGTCGCCGAGGAGCTATGTGTGGGCGACCTCGCCCTGGCGCTGGAAGTGAGTGAGGACTCCGTGTCCTACGCACTGCGGTTGCTGCGGTCTGCCGGCCTGGTCACCACCCGCAAGCAGGGCCGCGTCGTCTACAACCGATTGGCCGACAACTTCCCGGAACCGTTGCGCGACACCTGCTTGCGTCGGCTGGTCGCGATGACCCGTACCGGCGACTGA
- a CDS encoding YHS domain-containing protein: protein MTNRQDSSKPFPAQLIPSRRRRPAWTGRRRGKQALDPVCGMTVDPATAERRAIRDGRSYWFCSAGCRQKFLSDPADDSPLHVVPGNGDHAQEEHHEHH from the coding sequence ATGACGAACCGGCAAGATTCCTCGAAACCTTTTCCAGCACAACTGATTCCGAGTCGTCGTCGACGGCCGGCGTGGACGGGGCGGCGGCGGGGGAAGCAGGCGCTGGATCCGGTGTGCGGCATGACGGTCGACCCGGCGACCGCCGAACGCCGGGCCATCCGGGACGGTCGGAGCTACTGGTTCTGTTCTGCGGGCTGCCGGCAGAAATTCCTGAGCGATCCCGCCGACGATTCCCCTCTTCATGTGGTGCCCGGGAACGGGGATCACGCCCAGGAAGAGCACCATGAGCATCACTGA
- a CDS encoding DUF222 domain-containing protein codes for MAVAAAGLPGVGSLAVLAAVDPAALSPSDLVDAVITAERLLAYVNALQARLLAELGRPHRCGDVTALVAALVDKAGQGRGPDGLVDPVVVAELTCDRSIGVAATEVAAVLDWSPVTAKIRIGQSMRLETALPRTLDALWAGRVDVGRVRMIVDRTAVLSPQVCRQVERRILRCVKGRSKARLETIVDREVILADPAAAEHRRVKAVADRGVTHRPDRDGMGIINALVPAEAAVMVFTLIDLIADANKGLDARSVDQRRADAVADIAQELLTFGFVDLHGLIARAEHATATDTAHTGPAGPAGPAAPAGTAEPDMGERTDPDDAAPHDAAPHDAAPAGRPVGSVSGGVDLADRAGRWARALSRHGRRPHLNVTGAWSTVIGWDDLPGQLDGHGVITAQLLRQIAVSWGTLTAVGVDPVTGTATAVGALTYRPGQQLCDQVVVLSGTCRMAGCAMPAWKCDIDHLDPFDHQDPTRGGKTLLCNSISLCTWHHLLKHHTDWTPQLQPDLSIRWTTNTGHHAISHPREFTLPGEWLRPPPSALAEPGVQSSGEKTAPDRVAGPADTEPDETRVIIGPTVFGPTIPVVPAGADWIEPNTELEDPATIPHPGSVEITTYRILRRQSREHSLRRLATLRTALDPVEQRKRDFIAGKQFDTDGHQFDPADFDAATREKADLTETFQIAALLERSRRPARAKKRPFDPRPPGETLPDRPAPDRAAPSEPMPEDPPF; via the coding sequence GTGGCGGTCGCTGCAGCGGGTCTGCCCGGGGTCGGGTCGTTGGCGGTGTTGGCTGCTGTTGATCCGGCTGCGTTGTCCCCTTCTGATCTGGTCGATGCGGTGATCACCGCTGAACGGTTGTTGGCGTATGTGAATGCGTTGCAGGCCCGGTTGTTGGCGGAGTTGGGGCGCCCGCACCGCTGCGGGGATGTCACCGCGTTGGTGGCCGCTCTGGTGGACAAGGCCGGGCAGGGCCGCGGACCGGACGGGCTGGTGGATCCGGTAGTGGTGGCGGAGTTGACCTGCGACCGCAGCATCGGGGTGGCCGCCACGGAGGTGGCGGCGGTGTTGGACTGGTCGCCGGTGACGGCGAAGATCCGGATCGGGCAGTCGATGCGGCTGGAAACGGCGCTGCCCCGGACGTTGGATGCGTTGTGGGCGGGGCGGGTGGATGTGGGGCGGGTCCGGATGATCGTGGACCGGACCGCGGTGCTGTCGCCGCAGGTGTGCCGCCAGGTGGAGCGGCGGATTTTGCGGTGTGTGAAGGGCCGGTCCAAGGCGCGGTTGGAGACGATCGTGGACCGGGAGGTGATCCTGGCCGACCCGGCGGCGGCGGAGCACCGGCGGGTCAAAGCGGTGGCCGACCGGGGTGTGACGCACCGGCCGGACCGGGACGGGATGGGGATCATCAACGCCCTGGTGCCGGCGGAGGCGGCGGTGATGGTGTTCACGTTGATCGATCTGATCGCCGATGCGAACAAGGGACTTGATGCCCGGAGCGTGGATCAGCGTCGCGCTGATGCGGTCGCCGACATCGCCCAGGAGTTGTTGACGTTCGGGTTCGTGGATCTGCACGGCCTGATCGCCCGCGCCGAACACGCCACCGCCACCGACACTGCGCACACCGGGCCTGCCGGGCCTGCCGGGCCTGCTGCTCCGGCTGGCACGGCTGAGCCCGACATGGGTGAACGGACCGACCCGGACGACGCTGCTCCCCACGACGCTGCTCCCCACGACGCAGCTCCCGCGGGTCGCCCGGTCGGGTCTGTCTCCGGCGGGGTGGATCTCGCTGATCGGGCGGGGCGGTGGGCGCGGGCGTTGTCACGGCACGGCCGCCGGCCGCACCTGAATGTGACGGGGGCGTGGTCCACGGTGATCGGGTGGGATGATCTGCCCGGGCAGCTGGATGGGCATGGGGTGATCACCGCGCAGCTGCTGCGCCAGATCGCCGTGTCGTGGGGGACGTTGACCGCCGTCGGGGTGGATCCGGTGACCGGGACGGCCACTGCGGTCGGGGCGTTGACCTATCGGCCCGGGCAGCAACTGTGCGATCAGGTGGTGGTGTTGTCCGGGACGTGCCGGATGGCCGGGTGTGCGATGCCGGCGTGGAAGTGCGACATCGACCACCTGGACCCGTTCGACCACCAGGATCCCACCCGAGGTGGGAAGACGTTGTTGTGCAACAGTATTTCGTTGTGCACGTGGCATCATCTGTTGAAGCACCACACGGATTGGACGCCGCAGCTGCAACCGGACCTGTCGATCCGGTGGACCACCAACACCGGCCACCACGCCATCTCCCATCCGCGGGAGTTCACCCTGCCCGGCGAGTGGCTCCGACCACCACCATCGGCGTTGGCTGAGCCGGGTGTCCAGTCTTCAGGAGAGAAGACTGCCCCGGACCGGGTAGCAGGCCCGGCGGACACCGAACCGGACGAGACGAGGGTGATCATCGGCCCGACCGTCTTCGGCCCGACGATCCCGGTGGTCCCGGCCGGCGCCGACTGGATCGAGCCGAACACCGAACTGGAGGACCCCGCCACCATCCCGCACCCCGGCAGCGTCGAAATCACCACCTACCGGATCCTGCGCCGACAGTCCCGGGAACATTCCCTGCGCAGGCTGGCCACCCTGCGCACCGCGCTGGACCCCGTCGAGCAACGCAAACGGGACTTCATCGCCGGCAAACAGTTCGACACCGACGGCCACCAATTCGACCCGGCCGACTTCGACGCCGCCACCCGCGAAAAAGCCGACCTCACCGAAACCTTCCAGATCGCCGCCCTACTCGAACGATCCCGACGACCGGCCAGGGCAAAGAAACGACCATTCGACCCACGCCCACCCGGTGAAACGCTGCCTGACCGGCCGGCGCCCGACCGGGCGGCGCCCAGTGAACCGATGCCAGAGGATCCTCCCTTCTGA